The stretch of DNA actaaaatgattttttttgtttcaaaaatgatattattgtgtaaaacttaaataaattaaaataagtaaacatattaggtatccttgcgtccgtaacaacctgctctataaaaatagcacatgatttaacctgtcagatgaacgttgtaaataataaaaaataaaaactgtgccaaaacagatatgttttggcaaatttttcattttaataaattttttctcgtaacaaagcaagggttaacagccaaacaaagctcaatatttattgctctgaatctgtagtttacagaaatgccccatatgtggtcgtaaactgctgtatgaccacacggcagggcgcagaaggaaaggaacgccatatggtttttggaaggcagtttttgttggactggttttttgacaccatgtcctattttgaagcccatcagttttgaataccttgaggggtgtagtttcttagatggtggtcacttttatggaatttctactctaggggtgcatcaggggttctggattaaaatggaaaatttgcccaaaaattttaattctgaaattccatctccatttgccaataactcttgtggaacacctaaagggttaacaaactttttaaaatcagttttgaataccttgaggggtgtaatttccaaaatggggtaattttggggtggtttctattatgtaagcctcacaaagtgacttcagacctgaactggtcattaaaaagtgggttttggaaaatttctgaaaaatttcaagatttgtttctaaacttctaagccttgtaacgtccccaaaaaataaattgtcattcccaaaatgatccaaacatgaagtagacatatggggaatgtaaattaagaagtagagaaattgaaacttggaaatttgaacaTTTTTCCAAatcttttgtaaatttggtattttataaataaaaatgaatttttttttactccattttaccagtgtcatgaagtacaatatgtgacgaaaaaacaatctcagaatggcctggataagtaaaagcgttttaaagttattcacacataaagtgacactagtcagatttgcaaaaaatggcctggtccttaaggtgaaaatgagcccggtccttaaggggttaaaggggttttcccaccttTTCAGTGCAAGAAATTTTCTACCTTTTTATATGTTAAATTTCTccagataggtcttcaatatcagaccGGTGGGGTTCCGGCACTCCGAACAATCGGCTGTTTGCAGCACCTGCCACTGCCAGATACATAACAGTCGATGGAACCGGAAGCAGAGGCTTCTTACACTGTGTTGTGGCCATGTCGGTGTCCCGTTTCATGTGAACAGCAGCTGGGATGCATTTAACCACTATGACCACTACAGAATTAACAGAATCTTGTGCTTGTGGCTCCATCCACTCTAACACCAGAGGCTGCTGTGAAGAGCTGATCTCTGCTGGAGTCGGACCctgaccgatctgatattgatgacctatcgggaGGATTGGTGGTCAATATATAAAAGGTAGAAAATTCCTTGCAGTAAAGTTGGTTGGCACTAGGGCTGTGGCAGAAAGGATGAATTCCCAGTCCATATAGAAACATCCATCCCGGCACATGCTCCTCTTTTGACACATTTACTACTGGAATTGACCAAGTACATAAATATGAAGTATCTACAGAATATTTTTCTCGTCtgtgtcattgggggacacagcaaagaccttgggtataaactgctgccactaggaggcggacacttAATAAAAAGTATtaactcctcccaccagctacagCTTGTACGTGAGGCCCCGGCTTTGTGGCCTACTAGGCCACACCTTTCATACTGCACGATTTTGACGCCCATACCTCCTCTCCTCCAGCGGCCCGCTGAGCTCTGCCCCCAGCCTCCTACTTAACCCTTTTCCTGCCTTTACACCTTAGTGGTGGGGTAAAATGGTTACCCCGATACCTGGGGATAGTTTATTGTAGGTTTGGTGTTGCCATGTTATTATAGCATTAGTTATGTAATTTaacattacaaaaaaataaaatgaattaaCCCTTGGAGCTACCTGGACCAAGTTCCCACCACCCATCTTTCCTGTTATTTTTACTGTGTCCACCAAAGGACCATACTAGCTGAACCTCCTTCCGTAGTCTGAGTTCCTACCACTACCGCTAGATACCATACATCCTGTAGTATTACCCTCCTTCTCTAGGTGGTGTAATTCCGCTACCACTGGACAATGTCCATCCTGTAGCATTCTTCTCTTTCCATAGGCGGAATATTTTCACTACCGCTGGTTACTGTACAGAGTAGCGTTAGTCTACTTTTCCCACTTGCGTtttagctttccgtttgtgagatccatctagggctctcacaagcggtccataacggatcagttttgcgctAATGCAATCTTAATGGAAAAGGATCGGATCAGAATGCATCTGTTTGCatcagttccgtctccattctgctttggagacggacaccaaagcgctgctTGCATCTCCTTTTTCCATGGATCGGCCCTGGCACTTGGTGCAGTAGATGTTATGCAttcccccttctatgggtgaaaCCTTCTTGCTTGTTCTAGGAGCTGTGATTGTGTCTACTTTCCTTTTACAAGTGGCACTGTGCTCATGTTTTGCCAGTGTTGGGGTGTGGTAGATCCAGCAGGTGTGGTATTTATGCTGCACATGGTGCAGTAGCTGACAGGTACActcattccttaaaggggttgtctcacttcagtaagtggcatttatcatgttgagaaagttaatacaagccacttactaatgtattgtgattgtccattttgcttctggtgctggctggattcatttttccattacattatacactgcacatttccatggttacagaccaccctgtaatccatcagtggtgggttgtgcttgcacaatacaggaaaaagcaccagcctatgtgagctcttacggtcccggccaccagagaggctgacgctttctcctatagtgtgcaagcacggccaccactgatggattgcagggtggtctgtaaccatggaaacgagcagtgtataatgtgatgggaaaaaatgaatctagccagcaccagaagcaatatggataataacaatatattagtaagtggtttgtattaacgttctatacatgataaatgccacttactgaagtgagacagccccttcaaGGCACGGGTCGTCTGCCAATAGCATGGCGTGCAGTACCTGATGAGTTTGTTCTCTTTGGTGTGCGCTAGTACGTTTTATTTCTTTACGTATCCTTACTAATTTCTATGGCACTGGTCTGCGCTTTGTTCCCTTCACAAGTAGTGTATTGCCACCCCAATTTGAGATAGTGACAGCATCAGCTTTATCTCCGTTGAGAGTTTGGGTACGCACGTATTCAGTTTTCCTATGTGAGTCGCCTGCATTTCTCCCCTCATCAGGTAGAGCGGGTGTACTGTCCTTGTTGTCATTGTTAATAGCGGGTTTGCTACTGAGCCCCTACGCCCCTTTCTGCTTCTCCCCTTCCACAAGGCAAGTAGTTGCACTTCCCCAGATACTGGTTCTGCCTGCTTGGCCAGTTTTCCATAGTCATTGGATTCTCGTATTGCCCCTTTCTGTTGTGGAGTGCCTGCGCGGGTGGTATAGGTTCTATATCGCCAGTTTTTTCTGGGACTCTCATGGTATTCGGCGTCCACACTCCCTTTTTGGCTCAGTATTTATACAATCTCTGCTCCCTGTCTGGCTGTTTTGTGCATTCATCTGATAACTACATTCTCTCCTTTAGACTGAGTTTTTTCCGCTATGGCGGTGGATAGTGTCTGATGGGTCTAGACATCCTTCATGTGTTCAGCCATTGGCATTGCTTCTACCTGTCCCGTGGGTATGTTTTTCTACAGCCTCTGGTTGGGTCTGCCAGTTCAGGCGGTCTTCCTTGCAGTTGCAGACGACTTCTCCCCTGTAATGGCGTTTCCGGTCATCCTCTATATGCCCCTGCTTACTACATTGCCATTTTAATTGGGGAAAACTTCTCGGCCGTGGGGATGAAtggaataatttttatttttttttatcccagagGACACTGTTTCCTAACAGGTTACACCCcaattttttatggggtttgGGTCGGTTCCACTGTCTTgtttccgtgtgtgtgtgtgttttgtttttgttttcttttttctcaCTCCCTCAAGATTTTTTCCTGTGGGCTGTTCATTCCATCACATCCTTATGGGGCCTGTTGGAGCTCACGGCTGTCTGTGCTAGGCCTCTCTTTCTGGTTCTGTATTAGGATGAAGTCATCCTGGGACCAATTCGCTCCTTTCAGCCAAAGGTGGTCTCGTTCCATCTGAATGAGGAAATGGTGTTCTTTTCTGTCTCTCCAGCCCCAGCCTACTCCCTGGAGCAGCACTCCACACCTTGGGCATGGTTTACGCACTCAAactctatggcccctttcacacgagcgagttatccgtgcaggtgcaatgcgtgacgtgaacacatagcacccgcactaaatcctgacccattcatttcaatgggtctgtgtacatgagcgttgtttatcatgcatcagttctgcattgcgtgaaaattgcagcatgttctatattctgcatttttcacgcagccttggctccatagaaatgaatggggctgcgtgaataacgcattgcatccggaagcaagtgtggatgcaatgtgtttttcactgatggttgctaggagatgttgttgtttgtaaaccttccgttttttataaaaatgaattgcacccgcatggaaaaaactgaacgcaatcgcagacaaaactgacttatTTTGAGTTtttaactgaacgcatccggatgtAATCCGTTACgcccgtgtgaatggggcctatctGGACTGACGTCACCCTATTGCAAGTCGGGCCTTCTCTTCATGGTCTTGGCTCGTCCTCAGCGAGGCATGTCAGCTGGCAAGTTCTCTATCGGTCACTGGATCAGGACGTGGTTCATTGAGGACACAGCATCAACCCTTCAGGTGGCTACTCAATCCACTGGAGCGGTTGTCACCTCTTGGGAGATGCGGCACAAGGCCTTCACCTTTGCGGGTGTGCAGGACAGCTTCTACATCCTCCCTACACACTTTCTCGAAGTGAAAGGGTGCATCCTTTTGCTTCCTCTGATTCAGCTTATGGTCACTCAAAGCAACAGTGCATTAACAGCTCTCATACTTTGTCTTCCCACCCATAGGGACTGCTCTAGAACGTCCCCCAATGACACAGGggagaaaattagatttttttgttaCCATAAAATCCCTTTCTCGTCTTGTTCatagggggacacagcaccctcccctcttGTATATCATCTGTTCTGTGCATGGTTGCCCTTGTTGGATTGTTTTCCCCTTGGTTAAGATATGTTATTGGTTATATGGTTTTTTTTCACTTCTTACTCATGTCATTTTTCCTACTGCTTCtgtacaaactgattagctcagtgccTGCAGAAGGGGTACAGGTAGTGAGAGGAGATAACACTTTTTACTTAGTGTCCGCCTCCCAGTGTCCGCAGATTATACCTAAGGTCTTTGCTGTGTCCCCAATGAACAAGAATGAGAATtattgtcaaatacatatgtgaaTGCATCTGTACAGgaaagtaactttttttttttttttttgctttttccccTTTATAGGTATCAGTCACTGGTAAAGAAACACTACGTTCCGTCAAATGACAGTCTAATGCCATCATTAAGATATGTGAGCAATGAATATGAACGACATTACAGACCTAGAGGATACCAGAGATTCAagacaaataatgtggcatcaAGCAGTATATTATCAAAAATTAGACAAGTAAGCAGTGAGCACTTTGATAGGAGAATACGTAGTCTGAAAAATGTGATGATGATGAAATCCACCAAGAGTGAAcagcacacaactatttgtcaagGTGAGGAGATTTTGTCTGTACAAGAAGAGCTGCATCAAGAAAGTAGCTGTGAATTTTCTGCACTGAATGGTGTCACTGTGATAGCTGATGAGTCTGTCTGTCAAGAGGACCATGGGTCTGACTGCTCTTTTTCCCAGTACACTTACAAGGCAACTGATGGCTATCAGTCTGGTGAGTCCAATAGTAGGGATGTCCAGCGTTTGTGTGAAGAATGTAAAACTTTTTACAAAAAACTGAGAACAAGGAAAGGACCTGCAATCATCAAAGATCGACGCTCTACAGGTTGGTCTGAGGCCAGTCTAGCTCTGCAATTATCATGTCACTTTAAAGctcaattcagatgtccgtagaatgggtccgcatccgttctgcaattatccggaacgggtgcggacccattcattctctatggggccggaagagatgcggagagcactctatgtgctctctgcatccgcatttctgtAGCGCGGCCCcgagaaaatagagcatgtcctatttttgtccgcaattgcggacaagaataggcatttctatgaggataccggccgggtgtattgcggatccgcaatgcactacggacatctgaatggagccttagaataTGTTAACATATGGCAAATTTGTTGCATATATTGCTGGAACTGAAAATTTTCTGTGGTATGTGCCAAACAACGTATTGTTGCTTTGACTAAAGCAATAaggagcagaacaacaaaaataatgaTAATGCCGACACATTACCAAAATTAACGACACCAGACGAGCCCCATGAATTGCGTTCATGAGTTATTTTACCAGACAAAATAGttctacatgcaggacttttttgtccaatATTTTTTATGGACTGTGCAACTGAGGTCACTAAGGGAGCCTCCAACTGAATAGTGAACAAGCCCTGAGGATTGTATGCTTACATTGTATAATGAATTGTCATCTATGGTGCCAAAATTTCcagtgattttgttttgataCCATGGAGGTGCATCGATAAAAGGAAATTGGTTTTGTAGGTGGACATAGTCGTTAACCACTTGCCTACTGCCACACAACTATGCATGTCGTTGCGGTAGGCTGTTAACAGTAACCCGGTGTATAAAAGTGTTGCATTGCACTAGGATCTCGCAACGCCCTCTGGTGAAGATCCCAGAGACCAGTTAAATAGTCTACGGGCATGTGATcacttttgagtaaaaaaaattaaataaaaaatacaataaatatagtTATTAGTTCCAGCAATAGTGTGTGTAACATACAAACTTTTTTTCATACTTAAAAATAAAGGCAAAATAAAgcttaaaatgtaaaaatattccCAAGATATAAACCTTAGTGGGTCAACATAAAAAATGTCACTTTGAAGGAGTTTCTGATATAATGGCGCCGTACAACATTTGTGCTGACAGTACGGTGCCATAGAGCCAGCTATAGAAAAATAGGCCACTAGAATCCAAAATGCGCTGTAGCCTTTTTAAATCTTGTGTTGAGCCCAACCAGTAGAAAAAATCCAGTAAATTCTTTGTACAATTTGTCCCTATTTAGCAAAAGAGATTGCTTTGGTATTTCAAAAACTCAGGctttattatggggaaaaaatgcaAAGGTTATTTTGGTCACCCCATAACTCAGAAGTTATGGCTGCTAAACTATCAGAAGGTTTTCTTCATTCTGTGAAAAAATGGTGCATCAGAAAATCAAGTTTTAGATGGAAGCTTAAACTTGATTTTGCGAGAATTAAATCTTAGGATCGGTGAAGGGTATGACTCCCAGCACCCTGCTGTTGAGCTGTTTGATGGTGCTGAAGCACCCGAAGGAGTGCTGCACCCTACTAAGCACagcactgtatagtggctgtgcttggtattgcagctcaatcccattcacttgtatgaaaTTGATCTGCATCAGGCTCATGTGACAGAAGCACGTGAAGTCATACGTTGAGGAAGAGGCGGCAGCACCTCCAGTGAGCGTGCGAGGAGTCAGACCCCTGACCTATCACGAGAGTAGACCATAAGTATATAAGttccaggaaacccctttaaacgtATTTCCGCCACAAGTATCTTATGTATACTTGCTGTATCATGACATGCTGAAACTTCCTAACGTTTGTGTATTTTAGATCCAGGACCCTGGTATGGTAAATCTTGGATATTTGTGAATCAATCTTCAGCAAGAGGATCCAGGAAAACTTCAAAAAGGTGAAATACAACAAAACATTCTTGTAAAAGTTTGAGTTATTTATAATTGGAGTAAGTCCTTGTACATACTGACTGTCAGCAGGTTATGGCATTTGATGGATTTGCAGAGCAGCAGTGAGTTATCTAAAATTGTCTACAGCCCTGCAGATGGCATTTTGGCTGTTAGTTTGCCCATTTTCAGCATGGGTCTGACTATGGCATAGGCGCTTTACCTTGTATTCATGTGGTGTttgtttttaaaaacaaaaagcacACTGAAGAGAAAAATGGTTGTGTGAATAATCCCTTATCCAGATATTGCTGCAGCCATAGTACGGACTGTGCAGCTCATATTGCTTTCTGTACAAACTGACTTGCCAAGAACTAGGGGCAGGGccatctttgccgcagggcaaaaggggcagctgctccgggcccagttgctcctgggggcccttgCGACTCCCATCCACTGACTCTGACTGTCTATGCAGCAGCGCAGGCACAGCAGTCTTCACTAGAACAACTTGAACTTACAAGAGAAGCACTTCGGCGCCCGTCATGTGGTAAAAGGGGGTGTGTGACTCACCTcagcctggtgagtggcgccacggcggagcagccagcagcagggactAAGTCCCCGCCTCCGGTCCGGAGCTAAAGGGAATGGGTGGCGGTGGTAAGTCATGGCCTCACGTGACCAGACCAGAACCAGACCAGTGACTCACTCACGTCACCTGACCTAATAGTAGTagtaccttaaagggaacctgtcacctgcaaaacgcatattaaaccgaccacagtaccttacagtatcccccagtgtgttgcttatcctatttttctttgctctttgtgtttcttcatacttgttaaaaacgttgttttaatgtcggttggcgctgtctccgagtcaggcttgaagtcaagggggcagcggcctgcttgcttcaagtaaagctaagcccgccccttacccctcctctacaattagatggacatgctgccgggatcgcgctcttctagcgcatgcgcggtacgctgcctgttacagcgcgatCCTCACTCACCCGCCTACATTTTGCTGACTGCGGATGCTCCGGACAGTTTGATTGCGCGTGCGCCCGGCCGTCACGCTGTAACAGGCAgagtaccgcgcatgcgctagaagagcgcgatcccggcagcatgtccatctaatggtagaggaggggtaaggggtgggcttagctttacttgaagcaagcaggccgctgcccccttgacttcaagcctgactctgagacagcgccaaccgacattaaaacaacgtttttaacaagtatgaagaaacgcgaagagcaaagaaaaatatgattagcaacacactgggggatactgtaaggtactgtggtcggtttaatatgcgttttgcaggtgacaggttccctttaagttacagtcagccagccagacctgccactgccgcgccaggaggggAGGACTGAGGAGGTAAGGTAAAGCAACTGCTGCGCATATAtatattgactttattttatattagaaGAAACCGGTCAGGTCACCGAATCTGATTTAATAATTAAACCCAGATCCGAccattcataaattagtgggggataagggattattatagagacagacagcaccaggagacataaggggttgggttgggttgggttcttctctctgtctgactctgctgctgaactgtggcctggggccaccaccTGCCAcagttactaatctttgctcagggggtgcctggggggccctcatggtgtggtgtggactggactggtcattttcaccaAGGAATatagttaaactatattccttagaaaaaaatgacaagtccacaccacaccatgagggcccccctgagcaaagggtgacaccagccatatagcaacgccactgcctctatctgtaagtcgctggagtgcacggcaggctcgcttttctgaaggaagtggaactgtgaactgtctgaactctgaacggctgtacagtcagtagtggcatgtgacacatgtggcaataataatgtgtctgctggcctgcagcctggtaaagacctgtgtcatgtcatgtgtcattgtgatgtgcatcccaattatgccatacatacgtgtgcagatactggtcctgtactcctgtgaggctgcaaggcaggggtgtggtgtggaccactcctgagactgcatgtgcttaggcctaatgcacatggccgttgtttgggtccgcatccgttgctccgttccctggccctgccaaaaaaatagaacatgtcctattctt from Bufo bufo chromosome 7, aBufBuf1.1, whole genome shotgun sequence encodes:
- the LOC121007616 gene encoding uncharacterized protein LOC121007616, whose protein sequence is MPSLRYVSNEYERHYRPRGYQRFKTNNVASSSILSKIRQVSSEHFDRRIRSLKNVMMMKSTKSEQHTTICQGEEILSVQEELHQESSCEFSALNGVTVIADESVCQEDHGSDCSFSQYTYKATDGYQSGESNSRDVQRLCEECKTFYKKLRTRKGPAIIKDRRSTDPGPWYGKSWIFVNQSSARGSRKTSKRSLESALKRLRDLPISRCSPPARPHWTCCRCHLFLKRNIRLCKEAQKTSIFKDQSKKKRKLPNSGRKSKRPKKYLPSNREEETELKIGQKARKTYSLDSSQEEIANPEIKRFKLEVRNTGKKTLLQNTETSSNSVHMTSSTFEPMGHDARPTSKYPVHAGSFREQLEKLKMGEIKSGIIKEN